A region from the Vanacampus margaritifer isolate UIUO_Vmar chromosome 5, RoL_Vmar_1.0, whole genome shotgun sequence genome encodes:
- the LOC144052495 gene encoding dicarboxylate carrier UCP2-like: MVGRGASADLNPSVPIKIFSAGLAGCVADLVTFPLDTAKVRLQIQGESKPLARGQRATYRGVSGTILTIVRTEGPRGLYNGLVAGLHRQMSFASVRVGLYDTMKQFYSGGSENAGIASRLLAGCTTGAMAVAVAQPTDVVKVRFQAQVRLLQGGSATRYSGTMDAYRTIARDEGVRGLWKGCLPNITRNAIVNCCEMVTYDIIKERILQYKLMTDNMPCHFTAAFAAGFCTTVVASPVDVIKTRYMNSVPGQYGGAINCAFTMLLKEGPTAFYKGFMASFLRLGSWNIVMFMSYEQIKRGAARLQQSLKSSS; encoded by the exons ATGGTCGGCAGGGGAGCTTCTGCCGACTTGAACCCGTCGGTGCCCATCAAGATCTTCTCGGCCGGGCTGGCCGGCTGCGTGGCGGACCTGGTCACCTTCCCGTTGGACACGGCCAAAGTCAGACTGCAG aTTCAAGGCGAATCCAAGCCCTTGGCGAGAGGCCAGAGGGCCACGTACCGAGGCGTGTCCGGCACCATCTTGACCATCGTGAGGACCGAGGGTCCCAGGGGCCTCTACAATGGACTGGTGGCCGGCCTGCACAGACAGATGAGCTTCGCCTCGGTGCGAGTGGGCCTGTACGACACCATGAAGCAGTTCTACAGCGGGGGCTCAGAGA ATGCCGGCATCGCCTCGCGGTTGCTGGCGGGCTGCACCACGGGGGCCATGGCGGTGGCGGTGGCCCAGCCCACCGACGTGGTGAAAGTCCGCTTCCAGGCGCAGGTCCGCCTGCTGCAGGGTGGCTCGGCCACCAGGTACAGCGGCACCATGGACGCCTACAGGACCATAGCCAGGGACGAGGGGGTCCGAGGCCTGTGGAAAG GTTGTCTGCCGAACATCACTCGCAACGCCATCGTCAATTGCTGCGAGATGGTCACCTATGACATCATCAAGGAGCGTATCCTGCAATACAAGCTGATGACAG ACAACATGCCCTGCCACTTCACGGCCGCCTTCGCCGCCGGCTTCTGCACCACGGTGGTGGCGTCTCCGGTGGACGTGATCAAAACGCGCTACATGAACTCTGTGCCGGGCCAGTACGGCGGCGCCATCAACTGCGCATTCACAATGCTGCTCAAAGAGGGGCCCACCGCCTTCTACAAGGG ATTCATGGCCTCCTTCTTGCGCTTGGGCTCATGGAACATTGTCATGTTCATGAGTTACGAGCAAATTAAAAGAGGTGCGGCAAGATTGCAGCAGTCCCTGAAGTCGTCCTCTTAA
- the camkk1b gene encoding calcium/calmodulin-dependent protein kinase kinase 1b isoform X3, producing MSVTSDDPDAEHHGELDDMLAAMSVKVASDTFRPAAARRARLSDRKLSLQERGGRVVRQPTIETKRVSITDAQDFVQLNQYKLKKEIGKGSYGVVKLAYNEDSEQYYAMKVVSKKKLMKQFGFLRRATPGQQEAFPKSSLALEKIYREIAILKKLHHPNVVKLVEVLDDPDEDGLHMAFELMTKGPVMEVPTDEPLTEEQAGFFFRDLVLGIEYLHYHKIIHRDIKPSNLLLADDGHLKIADFGVSNQFEGADALLSGTAGTPAFMAPETMEEQRMEFSGKALDVWAMGVTLYCFVYGKCPFYDDYVVSLYNKIKNKALEFPQTPGTSERLQHLIGSMLDKNPQSRITLPNIKLHPWVTECGANPLPLEEDHCTAVEVTDEEVEKSVTLVSSLSAMILVKSMLRKRSFSNPFECQARRAERSMSAPGGLLIGSWGLLGSSVQLHPSLSDRAHQSHLNK from the exons ATGAGTGTGACGAGCGACGACCCCGACGCCGAGCACCACGGCGAGCTGGACGACATGCTGGCGGCCATGAGCGTCAAGGTGGCGTCCGACACCTTTCGACcggccgccgcccgccgggcccGCCTCTCCGACCGGAAGTTGTCTCTGCAGGAGCGCGGCGGCCGCGTGGTCAGGCAGCCCACCATCGAGACCAAGAGGGTGTCCATCACTGACGCGCAG GACTTTGTGCAGCTCAACCAGTACAAGCTGAAGAAAGAGATCGGAAAG GGTTCTTACGGTGTCGTCAAACTGGCTTACAATGAAGACTCTGAACAGTATTAT GCCATGAAGGTTGTTTCAAAGAAGAAGCTCATGAAGCAGTTTGGTTTTCTGC GTCGCGCGACGCCTGGCCAGCAGGAGGCCTTCCCCAAATCCTCCTTGGCGCTGGAGAAGATCTACCGGGAGATCGCCATCCTCAAGAAGCTGCACCACCCCAACGTGGTCAAGCTGGTGGAG GTGCTGGATGATCCCGATGAAGATGGTCTTCACATGG CGTTCGAGCTTATGACCAAGGG CCCAGTGATGGAGGTGCCGACGGACGAGCCGCTGACGGAGGAGCAAGCGGGCTTTTTCTTTCGCGACCTCGTGCTGGGCATCGAGTATC TGCACTACCACAAAATCATCCATCGGGACATCAAGCCGTCGAACCTGCTGCTGGCCGACGACGGGCACCTCAAGATCGCCGACTTCGGCGTCAGCAACCAGTTCGAGGGGGCCGACGCGCTGCTGTCCGGCACGGCGGGCACGCCGGCCTTCATGGCGCCCGAGACCATGGAGGAGCAGCGGATGGAATTCAGCGGAAAG GCGCTGGACGTGTGGGCCATGGGCGTGACGCTCTACTGCTTTGTCTACGGCAAG TGTCCTTTCTATGACGACTACGTGGTGTCGCTCTACAACAAGATCAAGAACAAAGCGCTGGAATTTCCACAGAC GCCGGGTACGAGCGAGCGGCTCCAGCATCTGATTGGCAGCATGTTGGACAAAAACCCACAAAGCAGAATCACACTCCCAAACATCAAA CTGCACCCGTGGGTGACGGAGTGCGGCGCCAACCCGCTCCCCCTGGAGGAGGATCACTGCACGGCGGTGGAGGTGACGGACGAGGAGGTGGAGAAGAGCGTCACGCTGGTCTCCAGCCTTTCGGCCATG ATCCTGGTCAAGTCCATGCTACGGAAGCGCTCGTTCAGCAACCCCTTCGAATGTCAGGCCAGACGAGCAGAGAGGTCCATGTCTGCCCCCGGTGGGCTTCTCAT TGGTTCTTGGGGTCTTTTGGGGTCTTCGGTTCAGCTGCATCCATCTTTGAG CGACCGGGCTCATCAAAGTCATTTGAATAAATGA
- the camkk1b gene encoding calcium/calmodulin-dependent protein kinase kinase 1b isoform X2 has product MSVTSDDPDAEHHGELDDMLAAMSVKVASDTFRPAAARRARLSDRKLSLQERGGRVVRQPTIETKRVSITDAQDFVQLNQYKLKKEIGKGSYGVVKLAYNEDSEQYYAMKVVSKKKLMKQFGFLRRATPGQQEAFPKSSLALEKIYREIAILKKLHHPNVVKLVEVLDDPDEDGLHMAFELMTKGPVMEVPTDEPLTEEQAGFFFRDLVLGIEYLHYHKIIHRDIKPSNLLLADDGHLKIADFGVSNQFEGADALLSGTAGTPAFMAPETMEEQRMEFSGKALDVWAMGVTLYCFVYGKCPFYDDYVVSLYNKIKNKALEFPQTPGTSERLQHLIGSMLDKNPQSRITLPNIKLHPWVTECGANPLPLEEDHCTAVEVTDEEVEKSVTLVSSLSAMILVKSMLRKRSFSNPFECQARRAERSMSAPGGLLMKGSADGSRDGELEDLYEDEAFTECTDAGQT; this is encoded by the exons ATGAGTGTGACGAGCGACGACCCCGACGCCGAGCACCACGGCGAGCTGGACGACATGCTGGCGGCCATGAGCGTCAAGGTGGCGTCCGACACCTTTCGACcggccgccgcccgccgggcccGCCTCTCCGACCGGAAGTTGTCTCTGCAGGAGCGCGGCGGCCGCGTGGTCAGGCAGCCCACCATCGAGACCAAGAGGGTGTCCATCACTGACGCGCAG GACTTTGTGCAGCTCAACCAGTACAAGCTGAAGAAAGAGATCGGAAAG GGTTCTTACGGTGTCGTCAAACTGGCTTACAATGAAGACTCTGAACAGTATTAT GCCATGAAGGTTGTTTCAAAGAAGAAGCTCATGAAGCAGTTTGGTTTTCTGC GTCGCGCGACGCCTGGCCAGCAGGAGGCCTTCCCCAAATCCTCCTTGGCGCTGGAGAAGATCTACCGGGAGATCGCCATCCTCAAGAAGCTGCACCACCCCAACGTGGTCAAGCTGGTGGAG GTGCTGGATGATCCCGATGAAGATGGTCTTCACATGG CGTTCGAGCTTATGACCAAGGG CCCAGTGATGGAGGTGCCGACGGACGAGCCGCTGACGGAGGAGCAAGCGGGCTTTTTCTTTCGCGACCTCGTGCTGGGCATCGAGTATC TGCACTACCACAAAATCATCCATCGGGACATCAAGCCGTCGAACCTGCTGCTGGCCGACGACGGGCACCTCAAGATCGCCGACTTCGGCGTCAGCAACCAGTTCGAGGGGGCCGACGCGCTGCTGTCCGGCACGGCGGGCACGCCGGCCTTCATGGCGCCCGAGACCATGGAGGAGCAGCGGATGGAATTCAGCGGAAAG GCGCTGGACGTGTGGGCCATGGGCGTGACGCTCTACTGCTTTGTCTACGGCAAG TGTCCTTTCTATGACGACTACGTGGTGTCGCTCTACAACAAGATCAAGAACAAAGCGCTGGAATTTCCACAGAC GCCGGGTACGAGCGAGCGGCTCCAGCATCTGATTGGCAGCATGTTGGACAAAAACCCACAAAGCAGAATCACACTCCCAAACATCAAA CTGCACCCGTGGGTGACGGAGTGCGGCGCCAACCCGCTCCCCCTGGAGGAGGATCACTGCACGGCGGTGGAGGTGACGGACGAGGAGGTGGAGAAGAGCGTCACGCTGGTCTCCAGCCTTTCGGCCATG ATCCTGGTCAAGTCCATGCTACGGAAGCGCTCGTTCAGCAACCCCTTCGAATGTCAGGCCAGACGAGCAGAGAGGTCCATGTCTGCCCCCGGTGGGCTTCTCAT GAAGGGCAGCGCCGACGGCAGCCGCGACGGCGAACTGGAGGACTTGTACGAAGACGAGGCGTTCACTGAGTGCACGGACGCCGGCCAGACCTGA
- the camkk1b gene encoding calcium/calmodulin-dependent protein kinase kinase 1b isoform X1: MSVTSDDPDAEHHGELDDMLAAMSVKVASDTFRPAAARRARLSDRKLSLQERGGRVVRQPTIETKRVSITDAQDFVQLNQYKLKKEIGKGSYGVVKLAYNEDSEQYYAMKVVSKKKLMKQFGFLRRATPGQQEAFPKSSLALEKIYREIAILKKLHHPNVVKLVEVLDDPDEDGLHMAFELMTKGPVMEVPTDEPLTEEQAGFFFRDLVLGIEYLHYHKIIHRDIKPSNLLLADDGHLKIADFGVSNQFEGADALLSGTAGTPAFMAPETMEEQRMEFSGKALDVWAMGVTLYCFVYGKCPFYDDYVVSLYNKIKNKALEFPQTPGTSERLQHLIGSMLDKNPQSRITLPNIKLHPWVTECGANPLPLEEDHCTAVEVTDEEVEKSVTLVSSLSAMILVKSMLRKRSFSNPFECQARRAERSMSAPGGLLIGSWGLLGSSVQLHPSLRKGSADGSRDGELEDLYEDEAFTECTDAGQT, translated from the exons ATGAGTGTGACGAGCGACGACCCCGACGCCGAGCACCACGGCGAGCTGGACGACATGCTGGCGGCCATGAGCGTCAAGGTGGCGTCCGACACCTTTCGACcggccgccgcccgccgggcccGCCTCTCCGACCGGAAGTTGTCTCTGCAGGAGCGCGGCGGCCGCGTGGTCAGGCAGCCCACCATCGAGACCAAGAGGGTGTCCATCACTGACGCGCAG GACTTTGTGCAGCTCAACCAGTACAAGCTGAAGAAAGAGATCGGAAAG GGTTCTTACGGTGTCGTCAAACTGGCTTACAATGAAGACTCTGAACAGTATTAT GCCATGAAGGTTGTTTCAAAGAAGAAGCTCATGAAGCAGTTTGGTTTTCTGC GTCGCGCGACGCCTGGCCAGCAGGAGGCCTTCCCCAAATCCTCCTTGGCGCTGGAGAAGATCTACCGGGAGATCGCCATCCTCAAGAAGCTGCACCACCCCAACGTGGTCAAGCTGGTGGAG GTGCTGGATGATCCCGATGAAGATGGTCTTCACATGG CGTTCGAGCTTATGACCAAGGG CCCAGTGATGGAGGTGCCGACGGACGAGCCGCTGACGGAGGAGCAAGCGGGCTTTTTCTTTCGCGACCTCGTGCTGGGCATCGAGTATC TGCACTACCACAAAATCATCCATCGGGACATCAAGCCGTCGAACCTGCTGCTGGCCGACGACGGGCACCTCAAGATCGCCGACTTCGGCGTCAGCAACCAGTTCGAGGGGGCCGACGCGCTGCTGTCCGGCACGGCGGGCACGCCGGCCTTCATGGCGCCCGAGACCATGGAGGAGCAGCGGATGGAATTCAGCGGAAAG GCGCTGGACGTGTGGGCCATGGGCGTGACGCTCTACTGCTTTGTCTACGGCAAG TGTCCTTTCTATGACGACTACGTGGTGTCGCTCTACAACAAGATCAAGAACAAAGCGCTGGAATTTCCACAGAC GCCGGGTACGAGCGAGCGGCTCCAGCATCTGATTGGCAGCATGTTGGACAAAAACCCACAAAGCAGAATCACACTCCCAAACATCAAA CTGCACCCGTGGGTGACGGAGTGCGGCGCCAACCCGCTCCCCCTGGAGGAGGATCACTGCACGGCGGTGGAGGTGACGGACGAGGAGGTGGAGAAGAGCGTCACGCTGGTCTCCAGCCTTTCGGCCATG ATCCTGGTCAAGTCCATGCTACGGAAGCGCTCGTTCAGCAACCCCTTCGAATGTCAGGCCAGACGAGCAGAGAGGTCCATGTCTGCCCCCGGTGGGCTTCTCAT TGGTTCTTGGGGTCTTTTGGGGTCTTCGGTTCAGCTGCATCCATCTTTGAG GAAGGGCAGCGCCGACGGCAGCCGCGACGGCGAACTGGAGGACTTGTACGAAGACGAGGCGTTCACTGAGTGCACGGACGCCGGCCAGACCTGA
- the ywhag2 gene encoding 14-3-3 protein gamma-1 yields the protein MVDREQLVQKARLAEQAERYDDMAAAMKSVTELNEALSNEERNLLSVAYKNVVGARRSSWRVISSIEQKTSADGNEKKIEMVRAYREKIEKELEAVCQDVLNLLDDFLIKNCGETQHESKVFYLKMKGDYYRYLAEVATGEKRAGVVESSEKAYNEAHEISKEHMQPTHPIRLGLALNYSVFYYEIQNAPEQACHLAKTAFDDAIAELDTLNEDSYKDSTLIMQLLRDNLTLWTSDQQDDEGGEGNN from the exons ATGGTCGACCGCGAGCAGCTGGTGCAGAAAGCCAGGCTGGCCGAGCAGGCTGAGAGGTATGACGACATGGCGGCCGCCATGAAATCG GTGACGGAGCTGAACGAGGCTCTGTCCAACGAAGAGCGCAACCTGCTGTCGGTGGCCTACAAGAACGTGGTGGGCGCCCGGCGCTCGTCGTGGCGCGTCATCTCCAGCATCGAGCAGAAGACGTCGGCCGACGGCAACGAGAAGAAGATCGAGATGGTGCGCGCCTACCGCGAGAAGATCGAGAAGGAGCTGGAGGCCGTGTGCCAGGACGTGCTCAACCTGCTGGACGACTTCCTGATCAAGAACTGCGGCGAGACGCAGCACGAGAGCAAAGTCTTCTACCTGAAGATGAAAGGCGACTACTACCGCTACCTGGCCGAGGTGGCCACGGGCGAGAAGCGCGCCGGCGTGGTGGAGTCCTCGGAGAAGGCGTACAACGAGGCGCACGAGATCAGCAAGGAGCACATGCAGCCCACGCACCCCATCCGGCTGGGCCTGGCCCTCAACTACTCCGTCTTCTACTACGAGATCCAGAACGCGCCCGAGCAGGCCTGCCACCTGGCCAAGACGGCCTTCGACGACGCCATCGCCGAGCTGGACACCCTCAACGAGGACTCCTACAAAGACTCCACGCTCATCATGCAGCTGCTGCGCGACAACTTGACTCTGTGGACCAGCGACCAGCAGGACGACGAGGGCGGGGAGGGCAACAACTGA